The Alteribacter keqinensis DNA segment ATCTCCTTTTGTAATAGCGTAGGATCACTTTTCGTCAACAGGGACACTTTGCGTCCCTATCGAGGAAAAAGAATACTGCTCACGTATTTTTACTATCTTATCAAAAACAAATACATAACGCTAATTTTCTGATTTTTCTCCACATATAGCCCTATTGCTTGTTATTAACGATAACCCATATGTTTCTTAGGCTGGATATTCGTGACTATTCTACTTAAAATGACAAAAGCGTTTTCATTCTCTTTCATTATCTATATAATAGAAAAAGAGAAAATGGTTATTTGGGGTGGTTATGATGTTCTTCAGGAAATTGAAAGAAAAGAAAACACTGGATTTTTCTCACATAGAGTGTCCAAACTGTGAAAATACAAAGAGTGTTGATAAATGGAATACCATTGCTAAAGATACATACGGTCCTGACAGTCCTGACGTGCGGGTAGCCTCTTTAGACAAAAAGATTTCTTTCCCTTTTCAATGCCCTGATTGTTACATGGCATTTTCGGCGCATCAGCTGAAATTCACCAAAAAAGATATGCCTTCGACTAATTCAAACAGTAAAGCCGAAGTAAGCGAGGCATAGTTTTACATTTTAATATGAATGACCCGCATAGTAAAAATAACACTCTTTAGATAAAAATCTACAGGGTGTTTTTGGCATGTTACCTCATTTTTATCTTCAAAGTGATTTTTATAAAAAAACCATTGTCCGCCATACTTTGTCCCCCTTTTTTACATAGAATGTTCACCGCTGTATGTGTATTGTTATCCTTCCAGGAGAAAATTCCTATAAAGTTTTGCACATATCTTCACATCAAAAAGAAAAACCAGAAGCTCTCGGCTTCTGGTTTTTCGTAAATCCTATTTCCCTCCGTTGTTCCCTTTACCTTTTCCCGGATTGCCTGCGTGATCAGGTTTCCCCGGTTGTCCTGCGTGTGGTGGTGGTCCCGGCTGGCCGGCATGTGGTGGTGCATTGCCGTTACCAGGTCCTCCTGGCTGTTCCTCGTCTTCTTCATCCGGAACGTCTCCTCCGACACGAACGACGACTGCCGTTAGTGCATCAATCGTAATTTGAGCGGAAGTGAGTTCAAATCCGGATGGATCAGAAACCCCGGAAATATTGGCTTCGTTTCCGTCAACAATTACTGTACCATCCGTAATGTCTTCTTCAAGAGTAAGGGTACGTTCTTTATCATCTGCGTTCACAAATACATAGTACGTGCCTGTATCGTCAGTGGACTCGGCTTTGTACCCGATAACCAGGTCCGTATCCTGGATTTCAGGTGCATCAATGAATGACACCTGGTTGTCGATGTCTTCCATCGTTCCCAGACGGAAGGCATCTGTTGACCGGCGAAGCTCAATCAATCCGGTCGTGTACTCACGAGTAAGGTTATTGATTGGATACGCCTCAGCGTCCATTGCTTTCGTCCAGTCAAACTTGTTGATGGCATCCGTTGAATCATACGAATCGTGGATAAAGTACGGATACACGAATGGATTTCCGTTTTCATCCGTCATATACGTTGACTTGTACGGTGCTTCGTCTGTTTCAGCTCTGAACTGCTTCGTACGGCCAAACTCCTGTCCTGCGTGGAGGAAAGCCGTTCCCTGCGCAGTGAGAACCATTGTATTTCCCAATCGAATGCGCTTATGAATTTCTTCCTGATGGTACTCAGGATCTTTCTTAATCGATTGTGCAATTACATCGTGCAGCGTTAAGTTATCATGTGCAGCGATGTAAGGCACCACATCACCAGGATTTGTTGCTGTAAAGTTATGCGGGTTTGCAGTCAGGTTGTCATAAATCTGCTGAATGCTCCGAGCACCGCCTGTAATAAAGCGCGGCTGTCCTTCACTTCCGAATCCGGACTTGAGTTCGTTTCGAAAGTCGTCAGAGAATGAACCAACGCTTTCTGTGTGCTGCATCCAATCCTGGTCTGCAGGCATCACGTCGCCGCCGTTTTCATCTCCTACAAACGTTCTCCAGCCTTCCCCGATCATCACAGTGTTCGGGTTAATTTCTTTTGCTTTATCGTAAGCAATCTGAATGCTTTCTGCATCATGGTCACCCATCATGTCGAAACGGAACCCGTCCACCTTAAACTCTTCTGTCCAGTACGTAATGGAATCCACCAGAATGCGGCGGGCCATTTCGTGTGTCGTGCCGAGACGTCCCCCGCCGAAACTTGTGCGCGGCGTACCGTCTGCATCCATAAAATGATAGTAATTTGGAACAAGATCTTCGAAGATTTTAACCTGGGCAGTGTGGTTGTAGACGACATCGAGAACTACTCCCATACCGCGGTTATGAATCTCGTCGATCAGGTTCTTCAATTCTTTGATACGAAGTTCCGCGTCCTCAGGGTTTTCAGAGTACATACCCGTTGGTGAAAAATAACTGTGAGGATCATAACCCCAGTTATAGTTGTTGCCCGTTGAAGAATACTCGAGCATTCTTTCGGCATTCGCCAGCTCGTCTCCCCAGAAATAACTCATCACCGGCAGGAGCTGAACGTGCGTGACACCCAGGTCTTCAATATAGTCCAGACGCTCCACAAACGCTGCGAACGTACCGAACTGTGCTTCCAATTCCTCGTCAATCGTTGGATCGGATGTGAAATCGCGAACGTGAATTTCATAGATGATCGCATCTTCACGCTTTTCAAAACCTTCGATATCGGCAAAATCAAGCTCTGGTCCGAGAGCGGAAGGATCCACGATCGCCGCTTTTCCGATTTCATTTCTTTCATCCAGGTTGTTCCACGCTGCCATGGATTTGGCATAAGGGTCGAAAGCAAGCTTTGTCTCCCCATCCCGCTCGATCGCGTAGTGGTAGTAGAATCCGGTTAGATCAGATTTGCCTGTGTTGGTCTCATCGAGTGTGACTTCCCACACACCGCGGTCACCATAGGCCATGTCAATGCCGTCTGCCACGACTTCATACTGATCATCACGGTCATACACTATCACACTGACGTTGTCTGCATTCGGTGACCACAGCTTGAGTGCTGCCGTGCCGTCCTCATGCAGTTTCGCACCAAGTTCACCGTCATACGCGTACATTTCGTCAATCAAACGCCATCCTGCTGATGCCTGAACGGTACGGTCGTTAAATGTAACAGCGAACGGTGCCTGGTCAATGTCAAAGCTGCCGTGAATCAACACTTTTGTTTCACTTTCAATTGTGACCCTGTCAAAGGTAACGTCGTTTCCGTCTTTATCCACGATTGAGATCGCTTCCGCCAGTTCTTCTTCATCAAGCCACAAGGTTGAAGTAAATGTGAGCTCAATTCGTTCACTGCTCAGAAGCTCCCCGGAAACAAGGCCTTCGAGTTGTTGAAAGTAAGGGTTTGTGTACACAGTCTCATCCCCTTCCCGAATAAACAGCTGCTCATTGTCTGCGAGCTGGTCAAAGCTCATATCACCTGTTTGATCTCCGTTTTCACGATTTACAACCAGGAAGTTGATTTGTTGTGCCGCTTCTTTAAGTTCGAGATCAACGTAAGCTCCGTATTTTCCTACTTGATCGTTGGAGAATGGAGTTGCACCATCAGGCCATCCATCAGATGGTTCAGCGACGTCTCCCCACGTCCACAAGCCCCACGGTTCATAATCGCTGTTTACACGCTCATAATTGATACGAACCGTATCTTCCGGCAGATCAACCGGCTCATAAAGCCAGACACGGTCCGTGCCTTCTTTAATCCAGACTTCATCCATATCAGGGGACAGGATGTTCACATGCTTGTCGTCGCCGTCTTTCTCCCCGTTTTCCCGGTTCACCACAAGGAATCCGATTTGTTCAGCGTCTTCCTGAAGCTCAACATCAACATAGGCACCAAAGTCGGTCACTTGAGCCGCGCTGAATGAAGCCCCGTCGGCTGTTTCAAATGGTGTTGCTCCTGATGGCCAGTTTTCAGAAGGGTTAGCCACGTCATCCCAAGTCCACAGTCCCCAGTTTTCATAGTTATTGTCTGAACGCTCGTAGTGAATTCTTAGTGTGTCACCCTCCACAGGATCAACTGTCCCGTCTCCTTCACCTACAAACGATCCGCCTTCCACTGTTAAAAGAACGGTACCACCGCTGCTCATGGCTGGAAGTTCGATTGTAACCTGACCATCTGTCACGTCATACTCTTCCCCGCTGTAAGCGTCCGTTACAATCGCCTCGGATGAATCGACTTCCAGCGTAACAGTCTGAGCTTCTTCTGATGTGTTCAGACCTACATACACTTCTTCATCCTGATAGCTTCTTTCAAACAAAAGGAAACCATCTTCATTCGAGCCGGCAAGCGTACTTCTGTCACCGCGGGCAAAAATAACCGAATGCTCGCCCCGGAAAGAAAGAAGCTTCTGATAGTGCTCAAGAATAGCGTTATCCTCTACCTGATCCCACGCCATATCGTAGCGGTTGTCATAGAACGGATAGTTATCGTCACCGCTCAGACCAAGCTCTTCACCATAGTAGATGACGGGCTGACCTTTTGCCGTAATCTGAAGACCCGCTGCAACTTTCAGCTTTCCTTCATCACCACCGACCATTTCAAGAAACCCTGCTTCATCGTGGCTTCCAAGAAACTGTCCGAGTGTGGCTGCGTTATCAAGCTTGGAGTTCCGGGCTTCAAGGCGGCTGTTCGCCTGCTCAAGATTCCCGTTGGCAAAGTCTCTTGCCGTGTACTTAAAACCAAAATCGAGGAGTGA contains these protein-coding regions:
- a CDS encoding pullulanase translates to MRRKTKRYSSMFMVWVMLMSMLPFFVPASQAGAEEATEDNGNRTVKLTYEREDGIFDDWDVWVWNTGVQDNNIDFTGFGENSATAYIGVAQNTREIGFIVRKNDWSDREPNGQEMDRHIRINHQDPVTKVHIKQGETEFHTVPTVSGPVVDDGTATFFYRDPALYLADEMDTIEKVELSILGETYELEYESKNERFVYTYESLPEGEHEYTYLVTKDGETTEVTDPYNTVDGKSVVKNSAANVEVSGAVEPGAVDYNENAVLSVNVESDASIRELYADTTALGGPERLAIDLELNEITLSVAHDVTAGTKEISLTAVDEYGTRHNGTAELEVKTRQFVGDHDFDWDEAMIYFMLTDRFFDGDESNNDPYGMGYDTDKRGTYQGGDFKGITEQLDYLDDLGINTIWISPIVENIKYDVRFNPDDDIEDQPYFGYHGYWASDFTKLNPHFGSMEDFHELIDESAERGMKIMVDVVLNHTGYGLKEIDGELPEGERPEGYPTDDERAFFSDMLRQGDDVGGDEVTGELAGLPDFITEDPEVREQIIEWQTNWIEKSRTAAGNTIDYFRVDTVKHVEDTTWMAFKNELTREMPEFKMIGESWGADQDRDHGYLRTGTMDSLLDFGFKYTARDFANGNLEQANSRLEARNSKLDNAATLGQFLGSHDEAGFLEMVGGDEGKLKVAAGLQITAKGQPVIYYGEELGLSGDDNYPFYDNRYDMAWDQVEDNAILEHYQKLLSFRGEHSVIFARGDRSTLAGSNEDGFLLFERSYQDEEVYVGLNTSEEAQTVTLEVDSSEAIVTDAYSGEEYDVTDGQVTIELPAMSSGGTVLLTVEGGSFVGEGDGTVDPVEGDTLRIHYERSDNNYENWGLWTWDDVANPSENWPSGATPFETADGASFSAAQVTDFGAYVDVELQEDAEQIGFLVVNRENGEKDGDDKHVNILSPDMDEVWIKEGTDRVWLYEPVDLPEDTVRINYERVNSDYEPWGLWTWGDVAEPSDGWPDGATPFSNDQVGKYGAYVDLELKEAAQQINFLVVNRENGDQTGDMSFDQLADNEQLFIREGDETVYTNPYFQQLEGLVSGELLSSERIELTFTSTLWLDEEELAEAISIVDKDGNDVTFDRVTIESETKVLIHGSFDIDQAPFAVTFNDRTVQASAGWRLIDEMYAYDGELGAKLHEDGTAALKLWSPNADNVSVIVYDRDDQYEVVADGIDMAYGDRGVWEVTLDETNTGKSDLTGFYYHYAIERDGETKLAFDPYAKSMAAWNNLDERNEIGKAAIVDPSALGPELDFADIEGFEKREDAIIYEIHVRDFTSDPTIDEELEAQFGTFAAFVERLDYIEDLGVTHVQLLPVMSYFWGDELANAERMLEYSSTGNNYNWGYDPHSYFSPTGMYSENPEDAELRIKELKNLIDEIHNRGMGVVLDVVYNHTAQVKIFEDLVPNYYHFMDADGTPRTSFGGGRLGTTHEMARRILVDSITYWTEEFKVDGFRFDMMGDHDAESIQIAYDKAKEINPNTVMIGEGWRTFVGDENGGDVMPADQDWMQHTESVGSFSDDFRNELKSGFGSEGQPRFITGGARSIQQIYDNLTANPHNFTATNPGDVVPYIAAHDNLTLHDVIAQSIKKDPEYHQEEIHKRIRLGNTMVLTAQGTAFLHAGQEFGRTKQFRAETDEAPYKSTYMTDENGNPFVYPYFIHDSYDSTDAINKFDWTKAMDAEAYPINNLTREYTTGLIELRRSTDAFRLGTMEDIDNQVSFIDAPEIQDTDLVIGYKAESTDDTGTYYVFVNADDKERTLTLEEDITDGTVIVDGNEANISGVSDPSGFELTSAQITIDALTAVVVRVGGDVPDEEDEEQPGGPGNGNAPPHAGQPGPPPHAGQPGKPDHAGNPGKGKGNNGGK